TAAAGTTTTTAGATAGTTTGACAATACATAATGTAGCAGAGATTAAGGCTATGCTGGAAGGTTGTACTTTTACTGAGAAGATAATTATAGATCTATCTGAAGTTAACGAAATGGATAGTGCTGGATTTCAGCTTTTATATGCTTTTATCGAGGATTTGATTAAGAACAATTACGATTTTATGATCTCAAGTAAAAGTGATATTATAAAAAATTTTGAAAGTACTTACCGTTTGGAGTTTTAGATGAGTATAGATCCTAAAAGTGTTTTTATTGAAGAAGGGATGGAACTGCTGGCTTCTGCCGAAGAGAGCTTGCTTTGTCTTGAAGGAGATATTGAAGATGAAGAAGCATTGAATGCTCTTTTTAGGGTTATGCATACCTTTAAGGGGTCTGCTGGCGTTGTTGGGTTTGATTACATTCAGAGCTTTACACATAAATTTGAAAACTTTTTAGATGATGTTAGAAACGGAAATATCAAGCTTAATTCGGATATTATATCTTTACTCCTAAAATGTAAAGACTTTTTAAATACTGTTTTAGATCAGATTAGAGAAACTGGTGAAGACAGTACAGATGAGATAAAAATGATGGGGGATGCTATTCTTCTCGAATTAGGGTCGTTCGTGTTACGAAAAAGTGAGAAGAAAGAGGATAAAAAAGAAAAGGTAATCCTTGATCTGGACAAAGATGATGATGACAAAGTGGTGTCAGATTTCTGGCATATTTCTTTGAGATTTAATGAAAATTTCTTTATGACTGGCATGGATCCGTATTCATTTGTTTCCTATTTATCGAAATTGGGTAAAATTGTTAACATTACCACGATACTAAATACACCATCCTTTAAAGATTTTGATCCAGAAAAGTGTTATTACGGTTTTGAAATAGATCTGGAAACAGAACATGAAAGACAAGCTATAGCTGATGTTTTTGAATATATCTTGGATGATTGTAAGGTTTTGATAATACCTCCAAAATCTAAGATTGAAGAATATATCAAATTGATCAATGAAGTACCAGAAGATAATGAGTTGATCGGTCAGATATTGGTTAAAGCAGGTACTTTGACGGAATCTGAGTTGGAAAAGATTCTCAACTGGCAAAAAACTGTCGAGCCCCAGATGAAACTTGGTGAAATTTTGGTGGAGGAGGAGAGGTTGGATCCTCAAATTGTGGATGCTGCGTTAAAAAAACAATCCACTATCAAGGAAAAGAAATCCACCGAACAGAGAAGTCTTAGGGTAGATGCAGAAAAACTGGATAGAGTGATAAATATTGTGGGGGAATTAGTTACCACCACATCTGGCATCCTTCAGAGATCAAAGGCCTTGCAGGATCCAAAATTGGATGAGTTTTCTTCTACTCTTTTTAGACTGGTAAATGATCTCAGGGACTATTCTATGGAACTAAGAATGGTGCCTGTAGGGGATTCTTTTAATAAATTTAAAAGGTTAGTGAGGGATTTGGGTAGGGAGTTTGGAAAAGATATAGATTTTGAAATAATTGGTGGTGAAACTGAATTAGACAAGACTTTTATAGAAAAGATAAATGATCCATTGGTTCATTTGATTAGAAATAGTATAGATCATGGTATTGAAAGCTATGAAGAGAGAATTAAAGCAGGTAAAGATCCAAAAGGTCAAATAATATTAAAAGCTTATAATGATTCAGGTAATATCGTAATAGAAGTGACGGATGATGGTAAAGGGCTTGATAAGGACAAAATAGGTCAAAAAGCTGTAAGCATGGGGCTTATTCAATCATATCAACACCTTTCGGATACGGAAGTTTTCAATCTGATTTTTGAGCCAGGTTTTTCTACTGCAGAAAAAGTAACCAACATATCAGGCAGAGGGGTGGGGATGGATGTGGTTAGACGTAATATCGAAGAGTTGCATGGTACTGTATCCATTGAGTCTCAAAAAGGTAGATATACCACCATTAGAATAAGGCTTCCTCTAACCCTTGCTATTATAGATGGTTTCTTGGTAGAGGTGGGTAAAGAGAAATTTGTATTTCCATTAAATATGGTTAATGAATGTATTGATGTAGATGTTGATAGATTGGAGCAAACAGGAAGACAATACATATCATTGAGGGGGCAGTTGCTTCCTTATGTTGATTTACATACACTGTTTGATATCAGGGGTGTTGGGTCAAAAACGGTTAGTGTTGTCATAGTGGATTATTCAGAGCTCCGATTAGGTCTTGTGGTAGATGAGATACATGGTGAGGTTCAAGCGGTGATAAAGTCTCTTGGGGGGCTTTATAAAAATGTGGAGTATTTTAGTGGGGCTTCGATTTTGGGAGATGGCTCTGTGGCTTTGATTGTCGATATTCCAAAATTGATAAAATTATACTGTGAACTAAAGAAAGAAGGTAAATATATAGGAGGTTAAATATGTTAAAAAATTTAAAGATTGGGACAAGGTTAGCCATAAGTTTTTCGGTTTTGGTTTTTTTGTTGATAGTGCTTTCTGTATATTCATTATATACACTTGCCAATGTGAGAGAAAAGGTCGATCGTATAGTCAAAGTTAACAATGAAAGATTGGATTGGGCTAATATATGGGTAGATAATTTTAGAGAAGTTTCTATGGGTATAAGGACCATGTTCCTTGTAGATATGAAAGAGAGGGAGTCTCTAAGAACAAGAATATATAATGAATATAGACCTAAATATATCGAAGCAAGAAAAAAAATAGAGGAGTTGACCCCAAAGGATGATACAAAAGGTTGGGGATTTATCAATGAAGTTGTTAATAAACTACAACCTGTAGTTGAGGCTAACAATAATGTGATATCTTTGCTTATGGAAGGTAAGGACAAGGAGGCTTTACAACTGTTCATGGAGAAGTCGAGGAGACAATCGCGGGAGGTAATAAAGGCTCTGGATGATCTAATAGCCTACCAAAAAGAGAGAAATCAGTTTAGATATGAGCAAATAATAAAAGAAATGGAACAAGCCAGATTCTTGGCAATAATGTTGTTAATTACTTCAATTATAGTTACAATAGTTATAAATATTATAATGACAAGAAGTATTAAAAAACCTGTCGATTTGTTAGTTGATGGCTTAGAGAAGGTTTCAAATGGTAATTTGACTATGGATATCCAAGTGGACAGAAAAGATGAACTTGGAGATCTTATGGCTTCTATGAAGAAAACCATAGAAAAATTAAGGGATATTGTTGCTGATGTGAAGTCAGTTGCAGATAATGTGGCGGCTGGTAGTCAGCAGTTAAGTGCTTCAGCACAAGAACTATCACAAGGTGCCACTGAGCAGGCTGCATCGGTGGAAGAAACCTCTTCAGCTATGGAACAGATGGCTGCAAATATAAAACAAAATACAGAAAACGCTTCTACTACTGAAAAGATTTCTATTAAAGCAGCTGAGGATGCAAAGCTAAGTGGTGAAGCTGTAGCTGAAACTGTAAAAGCGATGAAGGAGATTGCTTCCAAGATCTCCATTATAGAGGAGATCGCCAGACAAACAAACCTTTTGGCATTGAATGCAGCTATAGAAGCAGCAAGAGCTGGTGAACATGGAAAAGGATTTGCTGTGGTTGCAAGTGAGGTTAGAAAGTTAGCAGAAAGAAGTCAGTCTGCTGCAGCGGAGATTAGTAGTTTGTCTGGCTCATCTGTTCAGGTGGCAGAGCAGGCGGGACAAATGCTTGCAAAACTTGTTCCGGATATTCAGAAAACAGCTGAACTTGTTCAGGAGATTAGTGCTGCTAGTAAAGAGCAGTCTGCTGGTGTTGATCAGATAAATAAGGCAATACAGCAATTGGATCAGGTTATTCAGCAAAATGCTTCAGCTTCTGAGGAGATGGCTTCTACATCTGAGGAGTTGGCTTCTCAGTCTGAACAGTTAATACATATTATGGCCTTTTTTAAATTAGACGAAAATGCTTCAAATAAGAATTTTGCTATGAGGAAAAAAACACAACCTAAAGTAGCCCACATGCCCCAAAAGGAATTAAAACAACAGAACAAAGCGCTTGAGGCTAAGACAGAGAAGTCAAAAGGTGTGAAACTTAATCTTGATGATGACAGTGAGTTTGAGAGCTTTTAATTGATGGACAGAGCTGACTTATAATTATAGTCAGCTCCTTTTGATAAAAAATTTTGGAGGTTTTATGGGTATAGATAAAATAAAGGATACAAACACTACTATAACTGCATTAACCTTTACTTTGAATAATGAAATTTTTGCCCTTGATATAAAATCTGTAAAAGAGGTCCTTGACTATATAAAGATTACAAAAGTTCCCCGAACACCTGACTATATGCTGGGTGTTATAAACTTGAGGGGTAATGTGGCACCGGTAGTAGATCTAAAGATGAAATTTGGTATGCCACCTTCTGAAAAAACAGTGGATACATGTATCATAATTGTTGAAGTGGATATCGATGGAGTTAAAACTACTGTTGGTATAATGGCTGATTCGGTAAAAGAGGTTGTGGATTTTGATTCCTCACATATTGAGGAAGCTCCAAAGATAGGTTTGAACCTCAATATAGATTTTATCAAGGGTATGGCTAAAAAGGATGATGAATTTGTTATTGTTCTGGATATAGATAAGGTATTTTCTGTAGAAGAGATAGGAGAGATTAGCTCAGTGACCACTACATGATGATATTTTAGAGTTAAAGTGTTAGATATATACAAAGAACAACTAAGCCCAAAGCAGTTTGAGGTTTTAAGGAATTTTATTGAGTCTCATTGCGGTATAAAAATGCCTGATACAAAGAAGATTATGCTGGAGAGCAGGATTAGAAAGAGGCTTAGGGCTCTTGGTATTTCCAGTTTTAGAGAATATTTAGATTATGTTTTCAATTCTAAAGAGGGTGAGGATGAGGTAATAAATCTTATAGACGTAGTTACCACTAATAAAACTGAGTTTTTTAGGGAGAATGATCATTTTGTTTTTTTACAAGAAAAAGCTTTACCATATCTTATTGAAAAATTAGGTAGGATAAGTCTTTTAAAAGTTTGGAGTGCAGCGTGTTCGAGTGGTGAAGAACCTTATACGATTTTGATTACTCTATCAGAGTTTTGTGAAAAAAATGATATGATTCTGGATTTTCAAGTATTAGGTACTGATATATCCACTGCTGTTCTTAAAAAAGCTAAAGAGGCTGTGTATCCGATGCAGTCTGTTTCTACAATTCCTCTAACTTTACTTAAAAAGTATTTTTTAAGGAGTAAAGATCCGTCTAAACAATTGGTCAAAGTCATTAAACCGCTGAGGGAAAAGTTAATATTGAAAAGGCTTAATTTTATGGATAAGATTTATGACATTGAGGGTAAATTTCATATAATATTTTGTAGAAATGCCTTGATATATTTTAGTAAAACTGATCAACATGAAATAGTAAGAAAATTGACAAACTACTTAATTGACGGGGGTTTTTTGTTTTTAGGACATTCAGAAACAATTCAGGATGGTTCTTTGCCACTCAAAAGAGTTGGACCATCAACTTATATAAAATGGAGCTACTATGAAAAAAATTGATGTTTTGATTATAGATGATTCTGCTCTGGTAAGACAAACGCTACAGGAGATTTTGCGATCTGATCCAGAGATTGGTAGGATAGAAACAGCTCAGGACCCTTATGTGGCTGCAGAAAAACTTCAGGAATTTGTTCCTGATGTTATCACCCTTGATATAGAAATGCCTAAAATGGATGGCCTTACCTTTTTGAAAAAGCTTATGTCTCAACATCCACTTCCCGTTGTTATTTGCTCAAGTATTGCTGGGCATAATACAGAAGAAGGTATTAGGGCTCTTGAGTATGGAGCTATCGATATTATAGAGAAGCCAAAAATGGGGCTGAAGATTTTCTTTGAAGAATCCAAAATATTAATCTTGGATACTGTAAAAGCTGCGGCACGTGCTAATGTAAAAAAGCTAAAACTTACACCTACAGCAAAGCCTGTGGAACCAAAGCTTTCTGCGGATGTTGTAGAGCCACCAAAAATAAGTAAGATGCAGTTACAAACGACAGAGAAGGTTGTCTTAGTAGGAGCTTCCACTGGTGGTACTGAGGCTCTGAGAATCTTTTTAGAACGTTTTCCTGTTGATTGCCCTGGTATAGTAATAGTTCAGCATATGCCTGAGAATTTTACACGGTCTTTTGCAGAAAGATTAAACAACTTATGTGCGATAACAGTTAAAGAAGCAGAAAATGGTGATAATGTGTTGCCTGGTAGGGCCCTGATAGCTCAGGGGAATAAGCATCTTTTAATAAAGGTAAGTGGTGCAAGATACTTTGTAGAGGTAAAAGATGGGCCTTTAGTTAGTCGCCATAGACCCTCAGTAGATGTATTATTCAGATCAGGGGCAAACTATGTGGGTAAAAATGCTATTGCAGCAATTTTAACAGGTATGGGTGATGATGGGGCAAAGGGTATGCTTGAACTGAAACAGGCTGGTGCTTATACTATAGCACAGGATGAAGAAAGCTGTGTAGTATTTGGTATGCCTAAAGAGGCTATCAAGTTGGGTGGGGTTATGAAGGTATTGCCATTGGAGGCTATACCTTATCATATCATGGAGATTGCTAAAAAAGGGAAGTGGTAGTTAATTTTGGGGATATTTTTCATTATGAGCTTGATGAAGACCTAAAAAATAGTTCAGATCTTTCGGGGTTAGGACTTTGTTGATCAAGAAGAACTCTCCTATTTTGGGTTGTTCTTTTCTTTGCTGAAACAGTAGTGACTTTAGCTGGAATGGAGTAACAATGCTATATTTCAACATTATCTCTCCTGTTAATTGGGTTGGTTTTTTACTTTGTAGAACAAAATATAGCCCTTCCTCATCTAAGTAGCGCCATCTTAAAGCTATTTCACCTATACGGTCTCTTTGTCTCCTCTGCCAATTAATGGATTTTATGTATAAGTCCCAGTCGATTACTCCATGATAATATAAAAATTCTGAAAACTTAAGATTTCGTTTGGGGATATATCTTTTTTTGTTATTATGTATATGGGTGTACTCTTTTTCTGGATTTTTAGTTGTTTCGGTATGTTCAAGTAGTTTATTTTTTCCGATCTCTCTACCTATTATATATTTAGTTAATAATTCGTAAGCTTCTACAATTTTTATAAAATAGGACCTTTTTTCTTCAACTATCTCCGGAGGGTAACCTATAAACATATCTGGATGGTACTGGAAAACTAATTTTTTATATGCTGACTTAACATCCTCCATAGAGATATGTCTTAAAAAGTTTGTGTCTATGAATTTTTGGTTTTCAAACAAAATTCTACATGCTTTTATTAAATCTAATGAATGCATAAGTGGTTGTTTAATCCCATCTTTTTTTATAGTTTACAAAAAAATCGATGGACTTGAGATATTTTAAGTCAGGGTATTTTTCCTGTATGTAGTTTTCTACCTCTGGGTGATATACATAGCCAACAAAGAATGGGTATACTGTTGTATTTAGATAGCCCCTTATTCTTAACAATCTTGAGTAAAACTTATCCACATCTTTTTTACCTGGTCTAGTTTTGCACTCTCCTATAAGGTATACTTTTTCCCCGTTTTTTTTACCTTCAGCAAATATATTTACTTCATCATAAGCTCCATCTGGATAAACTAAGTTTTTTCTGGTGATATTTTGTACTTCAACGCCAAATTCTTTCTGGCTAAAATCGAAGATAAAAGGTGCTATCTGATCTTCTATGCCATAACCTACAATATCAGATAATCCACCTAATATTTCACGGGTTCTTTTGTGTTCCTTTACAAGTAATTTTAGTTCTTCTTCTGTTTTTTTTTGGGCTTCAGCGAGTTCGTTGAGCTTTTTTTCAGTTTTTTTCTGGATTTCGGCGAGTTCATCGACTCTTATTGTTAATTGTTCTAACTTTTCTTCTGTTCTTTTTTGAGCTTCAGCAAGTTCTAATAAACTGTTTTCAGTTCTTTTTTGGGCCTTTGCAAGTTCTGATACTAACTCTTTAAGTTCATCAAAATCCTCTTTTTTAACAGATTTATCCATTTCATCTACAAAAGTCATAAATACATCTTTTAGCTCTGGGGATAATTGATCGATTTTTCTAAACATTTCAGTGCTTATACCCATTATGATCTCCATCTTTTTGCTATATACTATAATAAATCAAAATTGGTATTGTTTTCAATATGAAAATTTAGATGTCATAAAAAAGGATATTTTACTTTTTATATAATTGAGCGGAGGAGGTAGGATTCGAACCCACGGTGGGCTATCAACCCACGCCTGTTTTCAAGACAGGTGCCTTAAACCACTCGGCCACTCCTCCGTCTTGGGAAGATTCATATAATACAAAATTTATTACTTTGCAACTATTTTTTTAAATATCGTCAAGTTCGTATACAACCTTTCCAGACTTAATGGTAAAGCAATTAATCCCCTTTAGTTTCTTATTTAAAAATGGGGTATTGGTGGATTTGGATTTATTGAGTTTTTCATCGAATACATATTCTTTTTGAATATCTAATATGGCAATATCTGCTTTTTTGCCAACTTCGATAATGCCTCTATCTGTCAATCCTGTTATCTGGGCGGGTGTATAGGAGGTGAGTTTTACGAAATCGTTTAAAGTAATGATACCCTCATTAACGAGTTTTAGGGTCAGGGGAATTAGTGTTTGTAATCCTGTTATACCAAAAGCTGCCAAATCGAATTCTATGAATTTTTCATCTCTATGATGCGGAGCATGATCTGTAGCTATACAGTCTATAGTACCATCCTTGATTGCCTGCTTGATGGCTTCTACATCTTCTTTTGTCCTCAAAGGTGGGTTCATTTTGAAATTTGTATCATAGGAGAGAAGTTCATCTTCTGTAAGGGTAAAGTGATGGGGTGCTGCTTCTGCAGTTATGTTTAACCCTTTTTCTTTAGCAAATCTTATCAATTCTACAGAGCCTTTTGTGCTTACATGGCAGAAGTGGAAATGGGCTCCTGTTAGTTTTGAAATTAGGATATCTCTTGCAACGATAATCTCTTCTGCTTCAGCAGGTATACCTTTAAGACCAGTTATCGTAGAAATTTTACCGTCGTTTATTACACCTTTTCCTGCTAAGTCTTTATCCTCTGAATGGGAAAATATTATCCCACCAACTCCTTTTACATATTCTGCAGCTCTTCTCATCACTTCTGAATTCATAACAGGTTTGCCATCATCTGAAAAAGCAATCGCACCTGCTGCTTTCATCTCACCTATCTCTGCAAGTTCTGCTCCTTCGAGACCTTTTGTAATGGCACCAACTGGAAAAAGATCAATCAAACCTACCTTTTTGGCTTTATCTACCATATAGGTGGTTATATAGGCGTTGTCATTAACAGGTTTGGTGTTTGCCATAGCAAAACATGTGGTAACCCCACCTGCCACTGCTGCTTTGCTTCCTGACTCAATATCTTCTTTGTATTCAAGGCCTGGATCTCTGAAATGAACATGTAGATCAATAAGGCCAGGTACTACTATTTTACCTGAACAATCTATGATTTTTTCAGCTATTTCATTTAAATTGCCTATTTTAGTTATCTTGTCTTCTTCTATGAGTATATCGGCTTTTTTTGTGTTATTAAAATTTATTATCTCACAGTTTCTTAATAAAATACTCATTATTGGACCTCCAACTTATTATTTTGCATAGCTAAAAGATACATTACTGCCATTCTCACTGCAACACCATTTTCTACCTGTGTTAGAATTACAGATCTATCGCAATCGGCTAAATAAGATGGTAGCTCTACCCCTCTATTTATTGGACCTGGGTGCATTATTATGGCATCATTTTTTGCTTTTGCTAATCTATCTTTGTTTAGTCCAAAAAGCTTTGAGTATTCTTTTAGTGAAGGTAATAGGGCAATTCCTTGCCTTTCTAACTGGATTCTTAACATCATAATTACATCAGCATCTTCTACTGCTTCATCTATTGACTTGCATATTTTACAACCAAATGGTTCATAATCCTTTGGAATCATTGTATTTGGGCCAAACAGTCTTAAGTTTATTCCCAGTTTTTTCATTGCCCAAGCATTTGATCTTGCAACACGACTATGGGTAATATCACCAATGATAGCAATGTTTAGACCTTCAAGTTTACCTTTATTTTCTCTGATTGTGTAAAGATCTAAAAGTGATTGTGTTGGGTGTTCGTTTGTTCCATCTCCAGCATTTATTACATGGGCATTGGTATTTTCTGCAATAAATTTTACTGAGCCGGAATAGTAGTGTCTAACTACAAACATATCCACACCCATGGCTTCGATGTTTTTTACTGTATCTATGAGTGTTTCCCCTTTTGCGGTGCTACTTGCTGAGGCTGTGAAATTTATTACATCTGCGGATAGCCTTTTTCCTGCAATTTCAAAAGAAGTTCTTGTTCTTGTAGATGGTTCAAAAAAAAGATTTACTATTGTTTTCCCTTTTAAGGTAGGAACTTTTTTTATGTCTCTACTGTTTATTTCTTTGAATTTCTCAGCAGTGTCAAGGATGTAAAGAATTTCTTCTTTTGTCAAATCCAAAAGGCCGGTTAGATCTTTTCTATTTAAAGCCATACTACCCCCTTTTTTCTATAGTCACAGAATCGATACCATCGATCTCTTCAACTTTTACATTTATCTTTTCTTCAATATTTGTGGGAACATATTTACCAACAAAGTCTGGCTGAATAGGTAGTTCTCTATGTCCCCGATCTATCAAGGAAACAAAAATGATCTTTTTAGGTCTACCATAATCTATTATTGCATCTAAAGCTGCCCTAACTGTTCTTCCTGTAAAGATTACATCATCTATGAGAATAATAGTTTTACCCTTTACATTAAAGCTGATATCGCTACCTAAAACCTCGGGGAATTCTGATATTTCTGTGAGGTCATCTCTGTAAAGAGTTATATCCAGATAACCTATTAATGGTTTTATAGATTTGAATTTTTCTATTATTGTAGCTATACGGTTGGCTAATATAGCTCCTCTTCTTTTGATACCAATAATGGCCAGGTCTTTATCTTCCTTAATCTTTTCCACAATTTGGAAGCTTAATCTTATCAGAATATTATCAATTTCATGTTTATTTAGGATCTCTTTTTCTGCCATATTTCCTCCAAAAAAAAAGCCTCCCAGTATTACTGGAAGGCATCGATTATGTGTAATTTTTTTAAAATTTTATTGATCATTTGAACTCCTAAATGTAATGATAATCTCTAATTTAAACGATGTCAATAAAATTCTTGATAATTTTTTGGTTGTGAATTAAGATAATTAGGTTAGATCATTAAAGGAGGCAAATGCATGAAAAATGTTTTGTTATTGATGGCTTTATTGGTTTTTTCATATTTTGGTGTTGTTGGTTGTGTCCCTGTAGCTGTTGTGGCAGGTGCAGGTGTTACTTATAGTGTAACTGCTGATGCGGTTACCGATTCCATTGATAGGCCAAAAGAGATTTTGATAGAAAAATTTATCCAAACTGTTAAAAAGGATGGAGCATTAATAATATACTCAAGTATTTCTGAAGGTAGTGTAAGAGCTGAAAAGGGTCCTTATAAAATATATTTTGATACCAAAGAGCTAAATGAAAAAGTAACAAAGTTTACTATTAGAGCTCGTAGAGGTTATAATACTATTCCTGACAAAGAGGAATCCATCAGAATTTATAACCTGTTTAAAAAGAGCCTTTGATGATCAGAAAAGCAAATACAAAAGATGCTAAGCGGATACAGGAGCTTGTAAATCATTTTGCGGATAAAGGGGAGATGCTGCATTTGAGCTTAGAACAGATCTATGAACGTATCTTTGAGTTTTTGGTTTATGAAGAAGAGGGGAAGATTTTAGGTTGTTGTGCACTGCACCCTACGTTGGGTAATCTTGCTGAAATCAGATCGTTGGCAGTGGATGAGCAATGTCACGGTAAGGGTGTGGGTAAAAAACTTGTAGAAAGCTGCTTAGAGTTGGCGAGGGAGATGGGTTTCAGCCAGGTTTTTGCCTTAACATATAAACAGCTTTTTTTTGAAAAGTTGGGTTTTAAGGTGGTTAAAAAGGAGAGTTTCCCAAGAAAAATCTGGTCTGATTGCTTCAAATGTCCCAAATTCCCTGATTGTGATGAGATAGGCATGATTATAGATTTATAGAGGTGTTATGACGATAGAAGATATTGTACAGGATTTTGATGAGTTAAAAAGTAAGATTGAACATTTTAAAGTTTTAGTAAAAGAGAATGAGTTGAAAGAGAGATTAGCTAAAATAGAAGAAAAAACCCATGATCCCGATTTCTGGAACAGTAAAGACTCTAAAAATATTTTAAAAGAGCAGTCCAATATCAAGAAATTCCTTGAGGAGTGGAGTTATCTTCTTGGTAGGGTAGAAGATATCAACGTGTTACTGGATCTTCATGAGGAAGGGGAAGATGTTTTGGATGATCTGAATGATGTGTATTCCGAATTAAAAAAATTAGTGACAGATTTTGAGCTTAAATTAGTCTTAAACGGTGAAAACGATATAAATAATGCAATATTGACAATACATTCAGGTGCTGGTGGTACAGAGGCCAACGATTGGGCTAATATGCTTTTGAGAATGTATATAAGGTGGGCTGAAAATCATAAATTTAAATATGAGATGTTGGATTATCAGCCTGGTGATGAAGCTGGAATAAAATCTGCAACTTTGAATATTATTGGCCCATACGCTTATGGATATCTAAAAGGGGAAACTGGTGTCCATAGACTTGTTAGGTTATCCCCCTTTGATGCAAATAATAAGAGACATACCTCTTTTGCTTCTGTATTTGTGTTGCCAGAGATTGATGATGATGTGGATATTGTGATAAATGAGTCTGAACTAAAGATTGAGACATTTAGATCAGGTGGAGCAGGGGGGCAACATGTCAATACCACTGACTCAGCTGTCAGAATAACCCATATACCTACAGGTATCGTTATTAGTTGTCAAAATGAGAGAAGTCAGCACAAGAATAAAGCTCATGCAATGAAAATACTAAGATCCAAGCTCTATGAACTGGAGATGGAGAAAAGAAATAAAGAAAAAAGTGAGCTTGAAAGTTCAAAAACTGAAATAAATTTTGGAAGTCAAATACGCTCTTATGTGCTACATCCATACAAAATGGTCAAGGATTTGAGGACAAGGTATGAGACTGGAGACCCGGATTCTGTGTTAGATGGTTATCTTGATGAATTTATCAAGAGTTATCTTTTTTATAAAGCTGGTTTGAGAGGGATAGCAGAAGGGCTTGAAGAAGAAATATGAAGAATATCAGAGGAACCTATGCGCTAATACATTTAGACAGGTATCTGAACAATCTATCTATTGCCAAAAGGCTTTCAAACTCTGAAATAACACCTGTTATAAAAGCTGATGGTTATGGACATGGAGCAGTTCCCCTTGCTAGATTTACAATGGCTAATTCCAATATAGATACATTTTGTGTAGCTACTATAGAGGAGGGTATAACCCTACGAAAAGGATTGGGTAATGACGCTAATATTATCATTTTGGGTTATGTAGATGAAGCCTATTTTGATGAAGTTGTTAAAAATAATTTTCTTATAAACATATATGATGATAGAGTGGCTGGTCTTTTTAATAAGTATTTGAGGTATAAAGGTATCACATACCCCGTTAGTTTAAAGATAGATACAGGTATGAATAGATTAGGGTACAATTGCGATTTTGATATTAGGAGATTTATGGAAAGTTTTAAGAA
The window above is part of the Calditerrivibrio sp. genome. Proteins encoded here:
- the prfB gene encoding peptide chain release factor 2, encoding MTIEDIVQDFDELKSKIEHFKVLVKENELKERLAKIEEKTHDPDFWNSKDSKNILKEQSNIKKFLEEWSYLLGRVEDINVLLDLHEEGEDVLDDLNDVYSELKKLVTDFELKLVLNGENDINNAILTIHSGAGGTEANDWANMLLRMYIRWAENHKFKYEMLDYQPGDEAGIKSATLNIIGPYAYGYLKGETGVHRLVRLSPFDANNKRHTSFASVFVLPEIDDDVDIVINESELKIETFRSGGAGGQHVNTTDSAVRITHIPTGIVISCQNERSQHKNKAHAMKILRSKLYELEMEKRNKEKSELESSKTEINFGSQIRSYVLHPYKMVKDLRTRYETGDPDSVLDGYLDEFIKSYLFYKAGLRGIAEGLEEEI